A stretch of the Archangium violaceum genome encodes the following:
- a CDS encoding carbonic anhydrase has protein sequence MKKLIQGLLDFQRHGLPAYRSTFARLAHGQSPDCLFIGCSDSRVVPNLVVSTHPGDLFVTRNVGNMVAPSDSAGQSLGDRSEAAAVEYALLHLPVVDVVVCGHSGCGAMKAVLAGYNDQRTPNLGSWLALGRPALEALERGGGKLGEGLPPADRLSQLNVLQQLEHLRTYPLVRERVEAGTLRLHGWWFDIGRAQVHVYRPDLERFTPIDEQEGERLLAELRDNDGSGSSLSTSAA, from the coding sequence ATGAAGAAGCTCATTCAAGGTCTACTCGATTTCCAGCGTCACGGACTTCCCGCCTATCGCTCCACCTTCGCGCGTCTGGCCCATGGGCAGTCGCCGGATTGCCTCTTCATCGGGTGCTCCGACAGCCGCGTGGTGCCCAACCTCGTCGTGTCCACCCACCCGGGTGACCTCTTCGTCACGCGCAACGTGGGCAACATGGTGGCGCCCTCGGACTCGGCCGGCCAGTCGCTGGGCGATCGGTCCGAGGCGGCGGCGGTGGAGTACGCCCTGCTGCATCTGCCGGTGGTGGATGTGGTGGTGTGCGGGCACTCCGGCTGCGGCGCCATGAAGGCGGTGCTGGCGGGGTACAACGATCAGCGGACCCCCAACCTCGGCAGCTGGCTGGCGCTCGGCCGGCCCGCCCTGGAGGCGCTCGAGCGCGGCGGCGGAAAGCTGGGCGAGGGGTTGCCCCCGGCGGATCGGCTCAGCCAGCTCAACGTGCTGCAGCAGCTCGAGCACCTGCGCACCTATCCCCTGGTGCGCGAGCGCGTGGAGGCCGGCACGTTGCGGCTGCACGGCTGGTGGTTCGACATCGGCCGCGCGCAGGTGCATGTCTACCGTCCGGACCTCGAGCGCTTCACCCCCATCGATGAGCAGGAGGGGGAGCGGCTGCTCGCGGAGCTGAGGGACAACGACGGCTCGGGGTCGTCGTTGTCCACCTCGGCCGCCTGA
- a CDS encoding aldo/keto reductase, which produces MSIPMRVRMAPSGPEVSRVAYGLWRLMAVPGGAEVQQVLARIQTCLDHGITTFDHADIYGGYQCEAAFGAALRAHPGLRQKMELVTKCGIMLVNPARPNNRLKHYDYSRRHIVESVESSLRNLATDHLDVLLLHRPSPMLDPDEVAEALQQLVGQGKVRHLGVSNFTPSQFDMLASRLTVSLVTNQVEIHPLRLAAFQDGTLDQCMRARISPMAWSPLAGGRLATGQGEAETRVRAVLAELARRYGADQEQFLLAWLLRHPSRIIPVVGTNRLERITSAAGALSLEMELQDWFAIWSAALGSEVP; this is translated from the coding sequence ATGAGCATTCCCATGCGCGTGAGGATGGCGCCCTCGGGCCCCGAGGTCTCCCGGGTGGCCTACGGCTTGTGGCGGTTGATGGCCGTGCCCGGTGGCGCCGAGGTCCAGCAGGTGCTGGCCAGGATCCAGACCTGTCTGGATCACGGCATCACCACCTTCGACCATGCCGACATCTACGGCGGTTACCAGTGCGAGGCCGCGTTCGGCGCCGCGCTGCGGGCCCACCCCGGACTGCGTCAGAAGATGGAGCTGGTGACCAAGTGCGGCATCATGCTGGTGAACCCGGCGCGACCGAACAACCGGCTCAAGCACTACGACTACTCGCGGCGGCACATCGTCGAGTCCGTGGAGAGCTCGCTGCGCAACCTGGCCACGGACCATCTCGACGTCCTGCTCCTGCACCGGCCGAGCCCGATGTTGGATCCAGATGAAGTCGCCGAGGCGCTGCAACAGTTGGTGGGGCAGGGGAAGGTGCGCCACCTGGGCGTGTCCAACTTCACCCCGTCCCAGTTCGACATGTTGGCCTCCCGGTTGACGGTGTCCCTGGTGACGAATCAGGTGGAGATACACCCACTTCGGCTGGCGGCCTTCCAGGATGGGACGCTCGACCAATGCATGCGGGCGCGGATCTCCCCCATGGCCTGGTCGCCGCTGGCCGGGGGGCGGCTGGCGACGGGGCAGGGCGAGGCCGAGACGCGGGTGCGCGCGGTACTGGCGGAGCTGGCGCGCCGGTACGGAGCGGATCAGGAGCAGTTCCTCCTCGCCTGGCTGTTGCGGCATCCGTCCCGGATCATCCCGGTCGTGGGCACCAACCGGCTCGAGCGCATCACCTCGGCCGCGGGTGCGCTCTCGCTGGAGATGGAGCTGCAGGACTGGTTCGCGATCTGGAGCGCGGCCCTGGGCTCCGAGGTTCCGTGA